In one window of Nocardiopsis aegyptia DNA:
- a CDS encoding ABC transporter substrate-binding protein, which produces MKDRRSGPPAALAAAGLLLASTACAAAPVQTTLEQSPTTAAPAGALDTVTWMLPEEPGTLDLDGEGGTAQNTVMANTCERLMRMTPELGAVPHLAEEAGWEGDDAVVLRLNRAATFRDGTPITADDVVWSMERHAAEGASEADEYANVESIDKTGEYEVTVRMAQADAVFLPAMAGNGGIVYDRRVIEADGDAYGTPDGSDACTGPYRLAEWRSGTQVILERDEGYWNPEGAATTDRVVFRWAEQSAVVNMLATGEADGAYLDTAAAAVPLLRDETVQVFQGPSTNVWSLITTERGGLADPRLRRALSLALERDGIARAAFGGLAEPWSTPLGPGGWGYETARFRQAYDAIEGAPASPAGQDLERARALVASAGAPEEPIVVASDGEPARTVIANAVVDAARTIGLEAEIRTVPRQQYGSFYVDADLRSQVDLFADEYWISKNDPVGFYKNGASDAGVNYSGFTDPDYDELVKDAQAATDDAERAELAVELERRWSEAMVWIPVVQVPTTLAMGSHVTGAPASAAFLSGPWAAGLGAREEGER; this is translated from the coding sequence GTGAAAGACAGACGCAGCGGACCTCCGGCGGCCCTGGCCGCCGCGGGCCTGCTCCTGGCATCGACCGCCTGTGCGGCGGCACCCGTCCAGACGACGCTGGAGCAGAGCCCCACCACCGCGGCGCCCGCCGGCGCCCTGGACACCGTGACCTGGATGCTTCCCGAGGAGCCGGGCACGCTCGACCTCGACGGCGAGGGCGGGACCGCGCAGAACACCGTCATGGCCAACACCTGTGAGCGGCTGATGCGCATGACGCCCGAGCTGGGCGCCGTTCCGCACCTGGCCGAGGAGGCGGGCTGGGAGGGCGACGACGCCGTCGTGCTGCGCCTGAACCGCGCCGCGACCTTCCGCGACGGCACGCCCATCACCGCCGACGACGTCGTGTGGAGCATGGAGCGGCACGCAGCCGAGGGGGCCTCCGAAGCCGACGAGTACGCCAACGTCGAGTCCATCGACAAGACCGGCGAGTACGAGGTCACCGTGCGCATGGCCCAGGCCGACGCCGTGTTCCTGCCCGCCATGGCGGGGAACGGCGGCATCGTCTACGACCGGCGCGTCATCGAGGCCGACGGTGACGCCTACGGCACCCCCGACGGCTCCGACGCCTGCACCGGCCCCTACCGCCTGGCGGAGTGGCGCTCCGGTACGCAGGTGATCCTGGAGCGCGACGAGGGCTACTGGAACCCCGAGGGCGCCGCCACCACCGACCGGGTGGTCTTCCGCTGGGCCGAGCAGAGCGCCGTGGTCAACATGCTCGCCACCGGTGAGGCCGACGGCGCCTACCTGGACACCGCTGCGGCCGCCGTGCCGCTGCTGCGCGACGAGACCGTCCAGGTCTTCCAGGGGCCCTCCACCAACGTGTGGTCGCTCATCACCACCGAGCGCGGCGGCCTGGCCGACCCGCGCCTGCGGCGCGCCCTGTCGCTGGCCCTGGAGCGCGACGGGATCGCCCGCGCCGCGTTCGGCGGCCTGGCCGAACCGTGGTCGACGCCGCTCGGCCCGGGCGGCTGGGGCTACGAGACCGCACGCTTCCGACAGGCCTACGACGCGATCGAGGGGGCGCCCGCGAGCCCGGCCGGGCAGGACCTCGAACGCGCCCGCGCCCTGGTGGCGTCGGCGGGTGCCCCCGAGGAGCCGATCGTCGTGGCGAGCGACGGCGAACCGGCACGCACGGTCATCGCCAACGCCGTCGTCGACGCGGCTCGCACGATCGGTCTGGAGGCCGAGATCCGCACGGTTCCGCGCCAGCAGTACGGCAGCTTCTACGTGGACGCCGACCTGCGCTCGCAGGTCGACCTGTTCGCCGACGAGTACTGGATCTCCAAGAACGACCCGGTCGGCTTCTATAAGAACGGGGCCTCCGACGCCGGGGTGAACTACTCCGGTTTCACCGACCCCGACTACGACGAGCTGGTCAAGGACGCCCAGGCCGCCACCGACGACGCCGAGCGCGCCGAACTCGCGGTGGAGCTGGAGCGCCGCTGGAGCGAGGCCATGGTGTGGATCCCCGTCGTCCAGGTGCCCACCACGCTCGCGATGGGCTCCCACGTGACGGGCGCTCCGGCCTCGGCCGCCTTCCTGTCCGGCCCCTGGGCCGCGGGCCTGGGCGCGCGTGAGGAGGGAGAGCGATGA
- a CDS encoding C45 family autoproteolytic acyltransferase/hydolase has product MGAPHTPSTGLPLVEVSGGPHERGLAHGSAAQPQIRAALEFYERAFDQQTGLSWGGVLDRARGWLPACRDFDADLVTEMAGIAEGAGVDPLDVLALNVRGEIIYDSTFNGMATDTATDERDAADGCTSFALAEGATGDGHVYAGQNWDWRHGTKDTVVMLRVVQPPRPTLVMQVEAGQVGRHGANSAGIALNANGLGGRFGAVTGIPQTLIRRRVLDSARLTDALDVLLRTRAHIASNALLTHRSGYAIDVETTPGPCQWMYPDDEGLLVHGNHYQAGVPPQLADDYRPISSDSLVRVPRARRGLRAVRRAHTTDAVRKSVREAMSDHLGHPESLCTHPDPAAPEVRQWATVLSSLVDLTSGEYLVAAGNPCEHDFTPVPWNLYDGPGGDR; this is encoded by the coding sequence ATGGGCGCACCACACACACCTTCCACCGGCCTCCCACTCGTCGAGGTCTCCGGCGGCCCGCACGAGCGGGGGCTGGCCCACGGGTCGGCGGCCCAGCCGCAGATCCGGGCCGCGCTGGAGTTCTACGAACGCGCCTTCGACCAGCAGACCGGCCTGAGCTGGGGCGGCGTCCTGGACCGCGCCCGCGGCTGGCTTCCCGCCTGCCGCGACTTCGACGCCGACCTCGTCACGGAGATGGCGGGCATCGCCGAGGGCGCGGGCGTGGACCCCCTCGACGTCCTGGCCCTGAACGTGCGCGGCGAGATCATCTACGACTCCACGTTCAACGGCATGGCCACCGACACCGCCACCGACGAGCGCGACGCCGCCGACGGCTGCACCTCCTTCGCCCTCGCCGAGGGCGCCACCGGCGACGGCCACGTCTACGCGGGCCAGAACTGGGACTGGCGGCACGGCACCAAGGACACCGTCGTGATGCTGCGCGTGGTCCAGCCGCCCCGGCCGACGCTCGTCATGCAGGTCGAGGCGGGACAGGTGGGCCGGCACGGCGCCAACTCCGCCGGGATCGCCCTGAACGCCAACGGACTCGGCGGCCGCTTCGGCGCGGTCACGGGCATCCCCCAGACCCTCATCCGCCGCCGCGTGCTCGACTCCGCCCGCCTGACCGACGCCCTGGACGTCCTGCTGCGCACCCGCGCCCACATCGCCAGCAACGCGCTGCTGACCCACCGCTCCGGCTACGCGATCGACGTCGAGACCACGCCCGGGCCCTGCCAGTGGATGTACCCCGACGACGAGGGCCTGCTCGTGCACGGCAACCACTACCAGGCCGGGGTCCCGCCACAGCTCGCCGACGACTACCGGCCCATCTCCTCGGACTCGCTCGTGCGGGTGCCCCGTGCCCGCCGCGGCCTGCGGGCCGTGCGCCGCGCCCACACCACCGACGCGGTCCGCAAGTCGGTGCGCGAGGCCATGTCCGACCACCTCGGCCACCCCGAGTCCCTGTGCACCCACCCCGACCCGGCCGCTCCCGAGGTCCGGCAGTGGGCCACCGTGCTCTCCAGCCTGGTCGACCTGACCAGCGGCGAGTACCTCGTCGCCGCGGGCAACCCCTGCGAGCACGACTTCACGCCCGTGCCCTGGAACCTCTACGACGGCCCCGGCGGCGACCGCTGA
- a CDS encoding MurR/RpiR family transcriptional regulator: MSSTPQSRDVTDISSESGLERLRAGVRTHWDSLSPAEKSVCRLLTSYSAAQLLYANAQELGAASGTSNASVIRTLRRLGYDGLPALKQQIAASFTSDVAPEVRLRDRIGRMGGDFAAIWERVADEARERVEHVRSAGAPEDLERAVEILAGAREAAAYGVGASRIAAEHLTVRLNRIGARARHVDTDGFRLADDLLRLDRGDAVVVFAPGRVLPEVEVLLERARQVGASSVLVTDELADELSDRVDAVLAAPHTPTGMTAEALTGIVVADALVQSVATADADRAVESSHELTALRARLGY; the protein is encoded by the coding sequence ATGAGTAGTACGCCACAGTCAAGAGACGTAACGGATATTTCAAGCGAGTCCGGCCTCGAACGGCTCCGCGCGGGCGTGCGCACGCACTGGGACAGCCTCTCGCCCGCGGAGAAGTCCGTGTGCCGGCTCCTGACCTCCTACTCCGCCGCGCAGCTCCTCTACGCCAACGCACAGGAACTCGGCGCCGCCAGCGGGACGAGCAACGCCAGCGTCATCCGCACGCTCCGTCGGCTCGGCTACGACGGCCTGCCCGCCCTCAAACAGCAGATCGCCGCCTCGTTCACCTCCGATGTCGCCCCCGAGGTGCGGCTGCGCGACCGCATCGGCCGCATGGGCGGCGACTTCGCCGCGATCTGGGAACGCGTGGCCGACGAGGCGCGCGAACGCGTCGAACACGTGCGCAGCGCGGGCGCGCCCGAGGACCTCGAGCGCGCCGTGGAGATCCTGGCCGGCGCCCGCGAGGCGGCGGCCTACGGTGTGGGTGCCTCACGCATCGCCGCCGAGCACCTGACCGTGCGGCTCAACCGGATCGGCGCCCGCGCCCGGCACGTGGACACCGACGGCTTCCGCCTGGCCGACGACCTCCTGCGCCTGGACCGCGGCGACGCCGTCGTGGTCTTCGCGCCCGGACGGGTCCTGCCCGAGGTGGAGGTCCTGCTCGAACGCGCCCGCCAGGTCGGTGCGTCCTCCGTCCTGGTCACCGACGAACTCGCCGACGAGCTCAGCGACCGCGTCGACGCCGTGCTCGCGGCGCCCCACACCCCCACCGGCATGACAGCCGAGGCGCTGACCGGCATCGTCGTGGCCGACGCCCTGGTGCAGTCCGTGGCCACCGCCGACGCCGACCGGGCGGTGGAGTCCTCGCACGAGCTCACGGCACTGCGCGCCCGCCTCGGCTACTGA